In Clostridium sp. DL-VIII, the following proteins share a genomic window:
- the fabZ gene encoding 3-hydroxyacyl-ACP dehydratase FabZ yields MLDINEIKKIIPHRYPMLLIDRVTEMDVNEKKFVRGYKNVSANEAFFQGHYPEEPIMPGVLQVEALAQAGAVALLSMEQFKGKTPLFAGTNKVRFKNKVVPGDKLDLYCEIIKIKGSIGIGQGVASVDGKTVCEAEILFAIG; encoded by the coding sequence GTGCTTGATATAAATGAGATAAAAAAAATTATACCTCATAGATATCCTATGTTATTAATAGACAGAGTAACAGAAATGGATGTAAATGAAAAGAAATTTGTAAGAGGATACAAAAATGTATCTGCTAATGAAGCGTTCTTTCAAGGTCATTATCCTGAAGAACCAATTATGCCGGGAGTACTTCAAGTTGAAGCATTAGCTCAAGCTGGTGCAGTTGCACTTCTTTCTATGGAACAATTTAAAGGTAAGACTCCATTATTTGCAGGAACCAATAAAGTAAGATTTAAGAATAAGGTAGTACCAGGAGATAAGCTGGATTTATACTGCGAAATTATAAAGATTAAAGGTTCTATAGGAATAGGTCAGGGAGTAGCATCAGTTGATGGGAAGACAGTTTGCGAAGCAGAAATACTTTTCGCTATAGGGTAG